One genomic window of Monodelphis domestica isolate mMonDom1 chromosome 1, mMonDom1.pri, whole genome shotgun sequence includes the following:
- the MFGE8 gene encoding lactadherin isoform X1, protein MKGLSVLQTLWRLLFSLSVVLAASGEDCDPSLCLNGGTCLNGSESSTFYCLCPDGFTGQNCSETEQGPCTPNPCLNNGRCRVVTESRRGDVFAQYVCECPEGYEGPHCQKSISPGNECNKQPCKNGGTCLDQEGGYFCECPSPFMGKSCQSPCNMPLGMEGGAIADFQLSASSTYYSFLGMQRWGPDLARLNGQGIVNAWTASTYDKNPWIQVNLLRKMRITGIMTQGASRTGSSEYLRTFKVGYSDDGYIFKFIQEPSKLRDQVFVGNIDNNGPKANVFDPPLVTQFVRIVPIVCRRACTLRFELYGCEVEGCSSPLGMKSMAIPDKKITASSTFKTFGLDAFSWHPYFARLDKTGKFNAWTAQRLQGTEWLQIELEVPKRVTGIITQGARDFGNIQYVSAYKVAYSNDGKSWTQYKDRRTNTSKIFIGNSDNNSHKKNIFETPFYSRFVRILPVAWHGRITLRVELLGCEG, encoded by the exons ATGAAGGGCCTCAGCGTTCTCCAGACACTTTGGAGACTCTTATTCTCCCTGTCTGTGGTCTTGGCTGCCTCTG GTGAGGATTGTGATCCTAGCCTCTGTCTGAATGGAGGTACCTGCCTGAATGGAAGTGAGAGCTCCACTTTCTACTGCCTCTGCCCTGATGGATTCACTGGGCAGAATTGCAGCGAGACTGAGCAAG GGCCCTGCACCCCCAATCCTTGCCTAAACAATGGCCGGTGCCGAGTGGTGACGGAGTCCCGTAGAGGAGATGTCTTTGCCCAGTATGTCTGTGAATGTCCTGAAGGATATGAGGGCCCTCATTGCCAGAAATCAATTTCTCCTG GGAATGAGTGCAACAAACAGCCTTGCAAGAATGGTGGTACCTGTCTTGACCAGGAAGGAGGTTACTTCTGCGAGTGTCCTTCCCCATTCATGGGAAAGTCTTGCCAGTCCC CTTGCAACATGCCActggggatggaaggaggtgCCATTGCTGATTTCCAGTTATCAGCCTCATCTACGTATTACAGCTTTCTGGGGATGCAGCGCTGGGGGCCAGACTTGGCCCGGCTCAATGGTCAAGGGATTGTCAATGCCTGGACTGCCAGCACCTATGACAAGAACCCCTGGATACAG GTGAACCTTTTGCGGAAGATGAGAATAACAGGCATTATGACACAGGGAGCCAGCCGGACAGGGAGTTCTGAATATCTGCGGACCTTCAAAGTGGGATATAGCGATGACGGGTACATCTTTAAATTCATCCAGGAGCCAAGTAAACTCAGAGACCAG GTCTTTGTGGGAAACATAGACAACAATGGCCCAAAGGCCAACGTTTTTGATCCACCTCTGGTGACCCAGTTTGTGCGGATCGTGCCCATTGTCTGTCGCAGAGCCTGTACCCTCCGGTTTGAACTTTATGGTTGTGAAGTGGAAG GTTGTTCTTCGCCTCTGGGTATGAAGTCCATGGCTATCCCTGACAAAAAGATCACAGCTTCTAGCACCTTCAAGACTTTTGGCCTGGATGCTTTCAGTTGGCATCCCTATTTTGCTAGATTGGACAAAACAGGCAAATTCAATGCTTGGACTGCTCAGCGCTTACAGGGCACTGAATGGTTGCAG ATTGAATTGGAAGTCCCGAAGCGGGTGACAGGTATCATCACTCAAGGGGCCCGGGATTTCGGTAATATCCAGTATGTATCAGCCTACAAAGTGGCCTATAGTAATGATGGCAAGTCTTGGACTCAATACAAGGACAGAAGAACAAATACTAGCAAG ATCTTCATAGGAAACTCAGACAACAACTCCCACAAGAAGAATATATTTGAAACCCCTTTCTACTCCCGGTTTGTCCGGATCCTACCTGTTGCCTGGCATGGCCGTATCACCTTGAGGGTGGAGCTGCTGGGCTGTGAGGGGTAG
- the MFGE8 gene encoding lactadherin isoform X4, which yields MKGLSVLQTLWRLLFSLSVVLAASGPCTPNPCLNNGRCRVVTESRRGDVFAQYVCECPEGYEGPHCQKSISPACNMPLGMEGGAIADFQLSASSTYYSFLGMQRWGPDLARLNGQGIVNAWTASTYDKNPWIQVNLLRKMRITGIMTQGASRTGSSEYLRTFKVGYSDDGYIFKFIQEPSKLRDQVFVGNIDNNGPKANVFDPPLVTQFVRIVPIVCRRACTLRFELYGCEVEGCSSPLGMKSMAIPDKKITASSTFKTFGLDAFSWHPYFARLDKTGKFNAWTAQRLQGTEWLQIELEVPKRVTGIITQGARDFGNIQYVSAYKVAYSNDGKSWTQYKDRRTNTSKIFIGNSDNNSHKKNIFETPFYSRFVRILPVAWHGRITLRVELLGCEG from the exons ATGAAGGGCCTCAGCGTTCTCCAGACACTTTGGAGACTCTTATTCTCCCTGTCTGTGGTCTTGGCTGCCTCTG GGCCCTGCACCCCCAATCCTTGCCTAAACAATGGCCGGTGCCGAGTGGTGACGGAGTCCCGTAGAGGAGATGTCTTTGCCCAGTATGTCTGTGAATGTCCTGAAGGATATGAGGGCCCTCATTGCCAGAAATCAATTTCTCCTG CTTGCAACATGCCActggggatggaaggaggtgCCATTGCTGATTTCCAGTTATCAGCCTCATCTACGTATTACAGCTTTCTGGGGATGCAGCGCTGGGGGCCAGACTTGGCCCGGCTCAATGGTCAAGGGATTGTCAATGCCTGGACTGCCAGCACCTATGACAAGAACCCCTGGATACAG GTGAACCTTTTGCGGAAGATGAGAATAACAGGCATTATGACACAGGGAGCCAGCCGGACAGGGAGTTCTGAATATCTGCGGACCTTCAAAGTGGGATATAGCGATGACGGGTACATCTTTAAATTCATCCAGGAGCCAAGTAAACTCAGAGACCAG GTCTTTGTGGGAAACATAGACAACAATGGCCCAAAGGCCAACGTTTTTGATCCACCTCTGGTGACCCAGTTTGTGCGGATCGTGCCCATTGTCTGTCGCAGAGCCTGTACCCTCCGGTTTGAACTTTATGGTTGTGAAGTGGAAG GTTGTTCTTCGCCTCTGGGTATGAAGTCCATGGCTATCCCTGACAAAAAGATCACAGCTTCTAGCACCTTCAAGACTTTTGGCCTGGATGCTTTCAGTTGGCATCCCTATTTTGCTAGATTGGACAAAACAGGCAAATTCAATGCTTGGACTGCTCAGCGCTTACAGGGCACTGAATGGTTGCAG ATTGAATTGGAAGTCCCGAAGCGGGTGACAGGTATCATCACTCAAGGGGCCCGGGATTTCGGTAATATCCAGTATGTATCAGCCTACAAAGTGGCCTATAGTAATGATGGCAAGTCTTGGACTCAATACAAGGACAGAAGAACAAATACTAGCAAG ATCTTCATAGGAAACTCAGACAACAACTCCCACAAGAAGAATATATTTGAAACCCCTTTCTACTCCCGGTTTGTCCGGATCCTACCTGTTGCCTGGCATGGCCGTATCACCTTGAGGGTGGAGCTGCTGGGCTGTGAGGGGTAG
- the MFGE8 gene encoding lactadherin isoform X2, translating into MKGLSVLQTLWRLLFSLSVVLAASGEDCDPSLCLNGGTCLNGSESSTFYCLCPDGFTGQNCSETEQGPCTPNPCLNNGRCRVVTESRRGDVFAQYVCECPEGYEGPHCQKSISPACNMPLGMEGGAIADFQLSASSTYYSFLGMQRWGPDLARLNGQGIVNAWTASTYDKNPWIQVNLLRKMRITGIMTQGASRTGSSEYLRTFKVGYSDDGYIFKFIQEPSKLRDQVFVGNIDNNGPKANVFDPPLVTQFVRIVPIVCRRACTLRFELYGCEVEGCSSPLGMKSMAIPDKKITASSTFKTFGLDAFSWHPYFARLDKTGKFNAWTAQRLQGTEWLQIELEVPKRVTGIITQGARDFGNIQYVSAYKVAYSNDGKSWTQYKDRRTNTSKIFIGNSDNNSHKKNIFETPFYSRFVRILPVAWHGRITLRVELLGCEG; encoded by the exons ATGAAGGGCCTCAGCGTTCTCCAGACACTTTGGAGACTCTTATTCTCCCTGTCTGTGGTCTTGGCTGCCTCTG GTGAGGATTGTGATCCTAGCCTCTGTCTGAATGGAGGTACCTGCCTGAATGGAAGTGAGAGCTCCACTTTCTACTGCCTCTGCCCTGATGGATTCACTGGGCAGAATTGCAGCGAGACTGAGCAAG GGCCCTGCACCCCCAATCCTTGCCTAAACAATGGCCGGTGCCGAGTGGTGACGGAGTCCCGTAGAGGAGATGTCTTTGCCCAGTATGTCTGTGAATGTCCTGAAGGATATGAGGGCCCTCATTGCCAGAAATCAATTTCTCCTG CTTGCAACATGCCActggggatggaaggaggtgCCATTGCTGATTTCCAGTTATCAGCCTCATCTACGTATTACAGCTTTCTGGGGATGCAGCGCTGGGGGCCAGACTTGGCCCGGCTCAATGGTCAAGGGATTGTCAATGCCTGGACTGCCAGCACCTATGACAAGAACCCCTGGATACAG GTGAACCTTTTGCGGAAGATGAGAATAACAGGCATTATGACACAGGGAGCCAGCCGGACAGGGAGTTCTGAATATCTGCGGACCTTCAAAGTGGGATATAGCGATGACGGGTACATCTTTAAATTCATCCAGGAGCCAAGTAAACTCAGAGACCAG GTCTTTGTGGGAAACATAGACAACAATGGCCCAAAGGCCAACGTTTTTGATCCACCTCTGGTGACCCAGTTTGTGCGGATCGTGCCCATTGTCTGTCGCAGAGCCTGTACCCTCCGGTTTGAACTTTATGGTTGTGAAGTGGAAG GTTGTTCTTCGCCTCTGGGTATGAAGTCCATGGCTATCCCTGACAAAAAGATCACAGCTTCTAGCACCTTCAAGACTTTTGGCCTGGATGCTTTCAGTTGGCATCCCTATTTTGCTAGATTGGACAAAACAGGCAAATTCAATGCTTGGACTGCTCAGCGCTTACAGGGCACTGAATGGTTGCAG ATTGAATTGGAAGTCCCGAAGCGGGTGACAGGTATCATCACTCAAGGGGCCCGGGATTTCGGTAATATCCAGTATGTATCAGCCTACAAAGTGGCCTATAGTAATGATGGCAAGTCTTGGACTCAATACAAGGACAGAAGAACAAATACTAGCAAG ATCTTCATAGGAAACTCAGACAACAACTCCCACAAGAAGAATATATTTGAAACCCCTTTCTACTCCCGGTTTGTCCGGATCCTACCTGTTGCCTGGCATGGCCGTATCACCTTGAGGGTGGAGCTGCTGGGCTGTGAGGGGTAG
- the MFGE8 gene encoding lactadherin isoform X3: MKGLSVLQTLWRLLFSLSVVLAASGPCTPNPCLNNGRCRVVTESRRGDVFAQYVCECPEGYEGPHCQKSISPGNECNKQPCKNGGTCLDQEGGYFCECPSPFMGKSCQSPCNMPLGMEGGAIADFQLSASSTYYSFLGMQRWGPDLARLNGQGIVNAWTASTYDKNPWIQVNLLRKMRITGIMTQGASRTGSSEYLRTFKVGYSDDGYIFKFIQEPSKLRDQVFVGNIDNNGPKANVFDPPLVTQFVRIVPIVCRRACTLRFELYGCEVEGCSSPLGMKSMAIPDKKITASSTFKTFGLDAFSWHPYFARLDKTGKFNAWTAQRLQGTEWLQIELEVPKRVTGIITQGARDFGNIQYVSAYKVAYSNDGKSWTQYKDRRTNTSKIFIGNSDNNSHKKNIFETPFYSRFVRILPVAWHGRITLRVELLGCEG; the protein is encoded by the exons ATGAAGGGCCTCAGCGTTCTCCAGACACTTTGGAGACTCTTATTCTCCCTGTCTGTGGTCTTGGCTGCCTCTG GGCCCTGCACCCCCAATCCTTGCCTAAACAATGGCCGGTGCCGAGTGGTGACGGAGTCCCGTAGAGGAGATGTCTTTGCCCAGTATGTCTGTGAATGTCCTGAAGGATATGAGGGCCCTCATTGCCAGAAATCAATTTCTCCTG GGAATGAGTGCAACAAACAGCCTTGCAAGAATGGTGGTACCTGTCTTGACCAGGAAGGAGGTTACTTCTGCGAGTGTCCTTCCCCATTCATGGGAAAGTCTTGCCAGTCCC CTTGCAACATGCCActggggatggaaggaggtgCCATTGCTGATTTCCAGTTATCAGCCTCATCTACGTATTACAGCTTTCTGGGGATGCAGCGCTGGGGGCCAGACTTGGCCCGGCTCAATGGTCAAGGGATTGTCAATGCCTGGACTGCCAGCACCTATGACAAGAACCCCTGGATACAG GTGAACCTTTTGCGGAAGATGAGAATAACAGGCATTATGACACAGGGAGCCAGCCGGACAGGGAGTTCTGAATATCTGCGGACCTTCAAAGTGGGATATAGCGATGACGGGTACATCTTTAAATTCATCCAGGAGCCAAGTAAACTCAGAGACCAG GTCTTTGTGGGAAACATAGACAACAATGGCCCAAAGGCCAACGTTTTTGATCCACCTCTGGTGACCCAGTTTGTGCGGATCGTGCCCATTGTCTGTCGCAGAGCCTGTACCCTCCGGTTTGAACTTTATGGTTGTGAAGTGGAAG GTTGTTCTTCGCCTCTGGGTATGAAGTCCATGGCTATCCCTGACAAAAAGATCACAGCTTCTAGCACCTTCAAGACTTTTGGCCTGGATGCTTTCAGTTGGCATCCCTATTTTGCTAGATTGGACAAAACAGGCAAATTCAATGCTTGGACTGCTCAGCGCTTACAGGGCACTGAATGGTTGCAG ATTGAATTGGAAGTCCCGAAGCGGGTGACAGGTATCATCACTCAAGGGGCCCGGGATTTCGGTAATATCCAGTATGTATCAGCCTACAAAGTGGCCTATAGTAATGATGGCAAGTCTTGGACTCAATACAAGGACAGAAGAACAAATACTAGCAAG ATCTTCATAGGAAACTCAGACAACAACTCCCACAAGAAGAATATATTTGAAACCCCTTTCTACTCCCGGTTTGTCCGGATCCTACCTGTTGCCTGGCATGGCCGTATCACCTTGAGGGTGGAGCTGCTGGGCTGTGAGGGGTAG